A genomic region of Eucalyptus grandis isolate ANBG69807.140 chromosome 5, ASM1654582v1, whole genome shotgun sequence contains the following coding sequences:
- the LOC104423795 gene encoding phytosulfokine receptor 1-like, with the protein MGVRDLPWAALAAAWLFLQVQVLHSQEDLVCNSSDSKAVLDLMSNFESPIGGWELNANVNCCDWLGVVCDSSSSLGLSDGPSSSGRVVELVLASKMLAGNLSDSIGKLDQLRFLNLSHKLLESTLPESLLHLPNLQVLDLSYNKFSGPVPKSANLPSLRVFNISKNSFSGSLPVWLCANSTLIQVLNLAANYFSDVIPPGLGNCGSLQNLSLAKNNLTGGISEDIFTLGQLVQLNVQENSFSGPLGSGIGNLTELIRLDISANEFSGSIPDAFQNMKKLQFFIAQTNGFAGSIPSSLSNLPSLKFLNLNNNSLTGTIVLNCSAMSSLVSLDLGSNNFRGPFPKDLPNCQKLQSVNLARNKFTTPIPQSSRNFSSLAYLSISNSSLSNVSSALGILQHCSNLTVLVLTLNYFDEELPADASLSFPKLKVLIMANSRLRGSMPQWLRGCTRLQLLDLSWNRLGGTIPSWIGDFQSLFYLDLQMNSFVGEIPKEITGLPALIHRNMSVMEPSPDFPFFWKKNKTSGVLRYPQFTSFPPTVDLGGNSLNGSIWPEFGNLKDVHIFVLSNNFLTGSIPDNLSEMSDLETLNLSYNNLSGSIPSSLARLNFLSRFTVAYNNLSGPVPRGGQFSTFPNSSFEGNNLCRDHAPPCPTSQSQPGLTNHGDDNSGSVDHAMSDINLGMTIGLAFGMAIGIALGTTRTGDSCLHVIIRFCDRVKLCR; encoded by the coding sequence ATGGGCGTTCGAGATTTGCCgtgggcggccctcgccgcggcTTGGCTATTCCTCCAAGTGCAGGTCCTGCACTCTCAAGAGGACCTTGTATGCAATTCGAGCGATTCCAAAGCAGTGCTAGACTTGATGAGCAACTTTGAGTCCCCAATCGGAGGTTGGGAACTTAACGCCAACGTTAATTGCTGCGACTGGCTGGGCGTGGTATGCGACTCTTCGTCTTCTCTCGGCCTAAGCGATGGTCCCTCCAGTTCGGGCAGGGTGGTGGAGTTGGTCCTGGCGAGCAAGATGCTTGCGGGCAACCTCTCGGACTCGATTGGCAAGTTAGACCAGCTGAGATTCCTCAATCTCTCTCACAAACTCCTCGAGAGCACACTCCCGGAATCGCTCCTCCACCTCCCTAATCTGCAGGTTCTCGATCTCAGCTACAATAAATTCTCGGGACCGGTCCCCAAGAGCGCCAATCTGCCCTCCCTCCGCGTTTTCAACATTTCTAAGAATTCTTTCAGTGGGTCTCTGCCCGTTTGGCTTTGCGCGAACTCGACCCTCATTCAGGTGCTTAATCTGGCCGCCAATTATTTCTCTGACGTAATCCCGCCGGGACTTGGCAATTGTGGCTCCTTGCAGAACCTTTCTCTGGCCAAGAATAATCTCACAGGTGGGATCAGTGAAGATATCTTCACTCTGGGTCAGTTGGTCCAATTGAACGTTCAGGAAAACTCATTTTCAGGGCCGCTTGGCAGCGGGATCGGTAATCTGACAGAACTAATTCGGCTGGACATTTCAGCAAACGAATTCTCGGGATCAATCCCAGATGCGTTTCAGAACATGAAGAAGCTGCAGTTCTTCATAGCTCAGACCAATGGCTTCGCAGGCTCCATCCCATCTTCCTTGTCCAATTTGCCATCACTTAAgtttctcaatttgaataacaaCTCGCTGACCGGGACGATAGTTCTTAATTGTTCGGCAATGAGCAGTCTGGTGTCTCTGGATTTAGGTTCCAACAATTTCAGGGGTCCTTTCCCCAAGGATTTGCCCAATTGCCAGAAGCTGCAGAGTGTGAACCTTGCACGGAACAAGTTCACAACCCCGATACCTCAAAGTTCCAGGAACTTCTCCAGCCTTGCTTACCTGTCGATATCGAATTCGAGCCTATCGAACGTCTCATCTGCACTCGGGATCCTTCAGCACTGCAGCAATTTGACAGTTTTGGTTCTCACTCTCAATTACTTTGATGAAGAATTGCCTGCCGATGCGAGTTTGAGTTTTCCAAAGCTTAAGGTTCTTATCATGGCGAATAGTCGGCTGAGGGGTTCCATGCCCCAGTGGCTGCGTGGATGCACCCGTTTGCAGTTGCTGGATTTGTCCTGGAACAGATTGGGTGGAACGATTCCGTCGTGGATCGGTGACTTCCAATCTCTCTTTTATCTGGACTTACAAATGAACTCGTTCGTGGGCGAGATCCCAAAAGAGATAACCGGATTGCCTGCCCTCATCCACAGGAATATGTCAGTCATGGAACCTTCTCCTGATTTTCCGTTCTTCTGGAAGAAGAATAAGACCTCGGGGGTGCTGCGGTACCCCCAATTTACAAGCTTTCCACCGACTGTGGATCTCGGAGGCAACTCTCTCAACGGATCAATCTGGCCGGAGTTCGGGAATTTAAAAGATGTTCATATCTTTGTTCTCAGCAATAACTTCTTAACAGGTTCAATTCCAGACAATTTATCCGAAATGTCTGACCTAGAGACTCTCAATCTGTCTTACAACAATCTGTCGGGGAGTATACCTTCCTCGTTAGCGCGTCTCAACTTTCTGTCTAGGTTTACCGTTGCATATAACAATTTGTCTGGGCCGGTTCCTCGCGGGGGCCAATTCTCTACCTTTCCCAATTCGAGTTTTGAAGGAAACAACCTGTGTCGTGATCATGCTCCCCCCTGCCCAACAAGCCAAAGTCAACCCGGCCTTACAAATCATGGTGATGATAATTCTGGATCTGTCGATCATGCCATGAGCGATATAAACCTTGGAATGACCATTGGACTTGCATTCGGAATGGCCATTGGAATTGCATTGGGAACAACTAGGACCGGTGATTCGTGTTTACATGTGATAATCAGATTTTGTGATCGTGTTAAATTGTGTCgttaa